A window of the Anoplolepis gracilipes chromosome 11, ASM4749672v1, whole genome shotgun sequence genome harbors these coding sequences:
- the Acc gene encoding acetyl-CoA carboxylase isoform X2: MKRMKRFVLAQNTEKDKNWKSSDNLLMRAGSKTDTNMSGKCTKNDGFDVENTTDEKATHLSTVVITPSMSQGTVMIQAQNRLQEKDFTVATPEEFVHRFGGTRVINKVLIANNGIAAVKCMRSVRRWSYEMFKNERAVRFVVMVTPEDLKANAEYIKMADQYVPVPGGTNNNNYANVELIVDIAIRTQVHAVWAGWGHASENPKLPELLHKNNICFIGPSERAMWALGDKIASSIVAQTADVPTLPWSGSELTAHYSGKKIKISSELFKKGCVATVEECLAAANKIGFPIMVKASEGGGGKGIRKVENAEELPALFRQVQTEIPGSPIFIMKLAKCARHLEVQLLADNYGNAISLFGRDCSIQRRHQKIIEEAPAVIAKPEVFEEMEKAAVRLAKMVGYVSAGTVEYLYDTAGRYYFLELNPRLQVEHPCTEMVSDVNLPAAQLQIAMGLPLHHIKDIRLLYGESPWGDNPIDFDQPRHKPQPWGHVIAARITSENPDEGFKPSSGTVQELNFRSSKNVWGYFSVGASGGLHEFADSQFGHCFSWGEDRNQARENLVIALKELSIRGDFRTTVEYLITLLETESFQQNNIDTAWLDLLIAERVRSDKPDVLLAVTCGALHIADRTITAAFTGFQTALEKGQIQASNDLDNVVDVELINDGYKYKVQAAKSGPNNYFLVMNGSYKELEVHRLSDGGLLVSLDGASLTTYMREEVDRYRIMLGNQTCVFEKDNDPSLLRSPSAGKLINFLVEDGGHVGTGQAYAEIEVMKMIMTVTASEAGSVFYVKRPGAILEAGTLIAHLELDDPSLVTKAQEYTGQFPAAAALAVPEKLNHLHAKYRNALENTLAGYCLPDPYHLPRLRELIEKFMCSLRDPNLPLLELQEVIATISGRIPISVEKKIRKLMSLYERNITSILAQFPSQQIAAVIDGHAATLSKRADRDVFFLTTQAIVQLVQRYRNGIRGRMKTAVHELLRQYYTVESQFQQGHYDKCVSALIEKYKDDVATVTGMIFSHNQVTKKNVLVTMLIDHLWANEPGLTDELSNTLTELTSLNRTEHSRVALRARQVLIAAHQPAYELRHNQMESIFLSAVDMYGHDFHPENLQKLILSETSIFDILHDFFYHTNRAVCNAALEVYVRRAYISYDLTCLQHLELSGEIPLVYFQFVLPSNHPNRQNQSLVDYRAGAMVAFQDLEQFSQYADEILDLLDDLSSPTPIVSAKLLEAVDAAGSESRHSTSINVSLSMAADGMSSSATAVPNDKSTEPVHILSIAVKESGTEDDATMARMFGDWCATNKDELISRGIRRVTFAALKKRQFPKFFTFRQREGFVEDRIYRHLEPGCAFQLELNRMRTYDLEALPTSNQKMHLYLGQAKVAKGQQVTDYRFFIRSIIRHSDLITKEASFDYLHNEGERVLLEAMDELEVAFSHPLAKRTECNHIFLNFVPTVIMDPSRIEESVTSMVLRYGPRLWKLHVRQAEIKMTIRPAPGKPTSNVRLCIANDSGYSIDLHLYTEATDPKTGIIRFESYPPTATNAANWRPGPMHGLPISTPYLAKDYLQAKRFQAQSAGSTYVYDLPDMFRQQVEKLWQKYVEERPLNDDQNPIAIPNPVIDVVELVLDGEQLVEQKRLPGENDIGMIAWRLILYTPECPFGRDVILIANDLTCQIGSFGIPEDLLFCRASERARQLGCPRIYFSANSGARIGLAEEVKAVFRIAWEDENEPEKGFKYIYLTPDDYARLASFNSVKASLIEDPAGESRYRITDIIGKDDGLGVENLKHAGLIAGETSRAYDEIITISIVSCRAIGIGTYLVRLGQRVIQIENSHIILTGYRALNTVLGREVYASNNQLGGTQIMHNNGVSHATDARDLDGVATALKWLTYFPRSKGAPLPILLPVTDPFDREIAYMPTKTAYDPRWMLEGKLCTESNTWDSGFFDRGSWHEIMRPWAQTVVTGRARLGGIPCGIIAVETRTVELHLPADPANLDSEAKTVSQAGQVWFPDSAYKTAQAIQDFGREELPLFIFANWRGFSGGMKDMYEQIVKFGAYIVDGLRQYCKPIFVYIPPNGELRGGAWAVVDPTINPRYMEMFADNTSRGGILEADGIVEIKFRNKDIVKTMHRVDPVICKLKEKLSTANTAEERIELEAQIRKREKILEPMYRQVAIYFADLHDTPERMLEKNTIQEIIPWKKARGLFYWRLRRRLLEEEIKNQILSTQPSLDVRQVGAMLRRWFIEDKGTTESYLWDQDEAATYWLEAQHKTDDSVVSRNITCVKRDAVVTRIKDALDTCPEIRLDVVLEIAHRLQPAERAELQRTLSQLETTGQEHQDTDVSS, from the exons ATGAAGCGGATGAAGAGATTTGTGTTGGCGCAAAATACGGAGAAGGATAAAAATTGGAAGAGCTCGGATAATCTGTTGATGCGCGCGGGATCTAAAACGGACACGAACATGAGCGGCAAATGCACGAAGAACGACGGGTTCGACGTGGAAAATACTACGGACGAGAAAGCGACTCATCTGTCAACTGTAGTAATAAC GCCCAGCATGTCGCAGGGTACGGTGATGATTCAGGCGCAAAATCGACTCCAAGAGAAAGACTTCACTGTTGCGACTCCCGAAGAGTTTGTCCATCGTTTCGGAGGCACCAGGGTTATCaacaag GTGCTGATCGCCAACAATGGCATCGCGGCGGTTAAATGCATGCGATCGGTTCGACGCTGGTCATACGAGATGTTTAAGAACGAGAGGGCTGTGCGTTTCGTGGTGATGGTCACCCCGGAAGATCTCAAGGCAAACGCGGAGTACATTAAAATGGCAGACCAGTACGTGCCAGTACCGGGTGGGACCAACAACAACAATTACGCTAACGTGGAACTAATCGTTGATATCGCGATACGTACTCAGGTCCATGCAGTTTGGGCCGGATGGGGTCACGCTTCGGAAAATCCGAAACTTCCGGAACTGCTCCACAAAAATAACATCTGCTTTattg GACCATCCGAGAGGGCCATGTGGGCTTTAGGTGACAAAATCGCGTCCAGCATAGTCGCTCAAACTGCGGACGTGCCGACTCTTCCTTGGTCAGGATCGGAATTGACAGCGCATTACAgcgggaaaaaaattaaaatatcgtcAGAACTTTTTAAGAAGGGATGCGTGGCCACTGTGGAAGAGTGTCTGGCGGCGGCCAACAAGATCGGCTTCCCGATCATGGTGAAGGCGAGCGAAGGTGGCGGCGGTAAAGGGATCAGAAAAGTTGAAAATGCCGAGGAGTTACCCGCCTTATTCAG acaagTGCAGACTGAAATACCCGGTTCgccaatatttattatgaaactGGCCAAATGCGCTCGTCACTTAGAAGTGCAATTACTAGCCGATAATTATGGCAACGCGATATCATTGTTTGGACGCGATTGCTCGATCCAAAGGAGGcatcaaaaaattatcgagGAAGCACCGGCTGTGATCGCTAAGCCAGAAGTTTTTGAAGAAATGGAAAAG GCGGCTGTGAGACTAGCAAAAATGGTAGGATATGTTAGTGCCGGTACCGTAGAGTATCTATACGACACGGCTGGCAGATATTATTTCTTGGAGTTGAATCCGCGTCTTCAAGTGGAACATCCTTGCACCGAGATGGTTTCGGATGTAAACTTACCAGCGGCCCAGTTACAAATAGCGATGGGTTTGCCGTTACACCACATCAAAGATATACGTCTTTTATACGGTGAAAGCCCCTGGGGCGACAACCCGATCGATTTTGATCAACCACGTCATAAGCCTCAACCATGGGGTCACGTTATCGCAGCTAGAATTACCAGTGAAAATCCTGACGAAG gcTTTAAACCGAGTTCCGGCACGGTGCAGGAGTTGAATTTTCGATCATCCAAGAATGTATGGGGCTATTTCTCGGTCGGCGCTTCGGGAGGACTTCACGAGTTCGCTGACTCGCAATTCGGTCATTGCTTCTCATGGGGTGAAGACCGCAATCAGGCTAGAGAAAATTTAGTCATAGCTCTGAAAGAATTAAGTATCAGGGGCGATTTTAGGACCACGGTCGAGTATCTCATTACCCTTCTGGAAACGGAATCCTTTCAACAGAATAATATAGACACTGCTTGGCTCGATTTGCTGATTGCGGAACGTGTCCGCAGTGATAAGCCGGATGTCTTATTGGCTGTCACCTGCGGAGCGCTTCATATCGCCGATAGAACAATCACAGCCGCTTTCACCGGATTTCAGACAGCTTTAGAAAAAGGCCAAATACAAGCTAGCAATGATTTAGATAACGTTGTCGAT GTAGAGCTTATTAACGATGGATACAAGTACAAAGTACAAGCTGCCAAATCCGGTCCTAATAACTATTTCCTCGTGATGAACGGTTCTTACAAAGAGTTAGAAGTACATCGGCTGTCGGACGGAGGTTTGCTGGTTTCACTGGACGGTGCGAGCCTCACGACTTACATGCGGGAGGAAGTAGATCGTTATAGAATAATGTTGGGAAATCAGACATGCGTCTTTGAAAAGGACAACGACCCATCCTTACTAAGATCACCGTCCGCTGGCaagctaattaattttttggtCGAGGACGGCGGTCATGTGGGCACCGGTCAGGCATACGCCGAAATTGAGGTGATGAAAATGATTATGACCGTCACTGCCAGCGAAGCAGGTAGCGTCTTTTATGTGAAACGACCTGGCGCTATATTGGAAGCCGGTACCCTAATCGCGCATCTCGAACTGGATGATCCATCACTGGTGACGAAAGCGCAAGAGTACACGGGACAGTTCCCAGCGGCAGCAGCGCTCGCTGTACCGGAAAAATTGAACCACCTGCACGCCAAGTACCGAAACGCTTTGGAAAATACCTTGGCCGGATACTGTCTGCCGGATCCGTATCATTTACCACGTTTACGGGAACTAATCGAGAAATTCATGTGTTCATTGCGTGATCCCAATTTACCGTTACTGGAACTGCAGGAGGTAATCGCTACGATATCCGGCAGAATTCCGATCTCGGTGGAGAAGAAGATTCGCAAATTGATGTCGTTATATGAGCGAAACATCACGTCAATCTTAGCCCAATTTCCCAGTCAACAGATTGCCGCCGTAATCGACGGACACGCGGCGACTCTGTCCAAGAGAGCTGATCGCGATGTATTCTTTTTGACGACCCAAGCTATCGTACAATTAGTACAGAGATATCGAAATGGTATACGTGGTCGAATGAAGACCGCCGTGCATGAACTATTGCGACAGTATTACACGGTCGAGAGCCAGTTCCAGCAGGGTCATTATGACAAATGCGTTTCCGCGCTAATAGAAAAGTACAAGGATGATGTAGCGACCGTTACGGGTATGATTTTTAGTCATAATCAAGTAACGAAGAAGAACGTCTTAGTCACTATGCTGATTGATCATCTGTGGGCCAACGAACCCGGTCTTACCGATGAACTCTCAAACACGTTGACCGAACTGACTAGTCTGAATCGCACGGAACACAGTCGCGTCGCACTGAGAGCCAGACAAGTGTTGATTGCCGCCCATCAACCCGCCTACGAACTCAGACACAATCAGATGGAATCGATATTTCTTTCAGCGGTGGATATGTACGGACACGACTTCCATCCGGAGAACTTGCAAAAGCTCATTCTTTCCGAAACATCCATCTTTGATATTCTTCATGACTTCTTTTATCATACTAATCGCGCGGTGTGTAACGCCGCCTTGGAGGTCTACGTACGACGGGCTTACATCAGTTATGATCTCACGTGTTTGCAACACTTGGAGCTATCCGGCGAAATTCCACTGGTATACTTCCAATTCGTTTTACCTAGCAATCATCCGAATCGTCAGAATCAATCCTTGGTAGATTATAGAGCGGGCGCGATGGTAGCTTTCCAAGATCTCGAGCAATTTAGCCAATACGCGGACGAGATCTTGGATTTGTTGGACGATCTATCGAGCCCTACACCGATAGTTTCTGCAAAATTGTTGGAGGCAGTAGACGCTGCCGGTAGCGAGTCGCGACACAGCACGTCCATCAACGTGTCCTTAAGCATGGCGGCGGATGGAATGTCGTCGTCCGCGACAGCGGTGCCAAACGACAAATCCACCGAACCGGTTCATATATTGAGTATCGCGGTCAAAGAGAGCGGCACCGAGGATGATGCCACTATGGCCCGAATGTTTGGAGATTGGTGTGCCACCAATAAAGACGAACTAATATCCCGCGGCATCCGTAGAGTGACGTTCGCCGCGCTCAAGAAGAGACAGTTCCCCAAATTCTTCACTTTCCGTCAGCGAGAAGGTTTCGTCGAGGACAGGATCTATCGGCATCTCGAGCCCGGTTGCGCCTTCCAATTGGAATTGAATCGTATGCGAACGTATGATCTCGAAGCGCTTCCGACGTCGAATCAAAAGATGCATCTCTATCTCGGTCAAGCTAAGGTCGCCAAGGGCCAGCAGGTTACCGATTATCGTTTCTTCATTCGTTCGATTATACGGCACTCTGATCTTATCACGAAAGAGGCGAGCTTCGATTATCTTCACAACGAGGGCGAACGTGTTCTGCTTGAGGCTATGGATGAATTGGAGGTCGCGTTCTCGCATCCTCTCGCGAAACGCACCGAGTGCAATCACATCTTCTTGAATTTCGTCCCCACGGTCATTATGGATCCGAGTAGAATAGAAGAAAGTGTTACTAGTATGGTGTTGCGATACGGACCGAGATTGTGGAAGCTGCACGTACGACAGGCCGAGATCAAGATGACTATACGGCCCGCGCCAGGGAAACCGACCTCCAACGTACGTCTCTGTATTGCCAACGACAGTGGATATAGCATTGATTTACATCTTTACACGGAAGCCACGGATCCAAAGACGGGTATCATTCGTTTCGAGTCTTATCCACCGACAGCGACGAATGCAGCGAATTGGAGGCCGGGCCCTATGCACGGACTACCGATCTCTACGCCGTATCTGGCCAAGGATTATCTCCAGGCAAAGAGGTTCCAGGCACAAAGCGCCGGTTCGACTTACGTCTACGATTTGCCGGACATGTTTCGGCAACAAGTCGAGAAACTGTGGCAGAAATACGTGGAGGAGAGGCCACTGAACGATGATCAGAATCCAATCGCGATTCCTAATCCGGTAATAGATGTCGTGGAATTAGTATTAGATGGGGAACAATTGGTCGAGCAGAAGCGACTGCCAGGTGAGAACGACATTGGGATGATTGCGTGGCGATTAATTCTCTACACTCCAGAATGCCCGTTTGGTCGAGACGTTATACTCATCGCCAATGATCTCACGTGCCAAATAGGCTCGTTCGGAATACCCGAGGATTTACTGTTTTGCAGAGCCTCCGAGAGAGCGAGGCAGCTTGGATGTCCTCGGATATATTTTTCGGCCAATTCTGGTGCCCGTATCGGTCTCGCGGAGGAAGTGAAGGCTGTCTTCAGGATTGCATGGGAGGACGAGAACGAACCGGAGAaaggttttaaatatatatatctcacgcCGGATGATTATGCACGTCTGGCATCCTTTAACTCGGTGAAGGCTTCATTGATCGAGGATCCCGCGGGTGAGTCCCGTTACAGGATCACGGACATTATCGGCAAGGACGACGGCTTAGGAGTGGAGAATCTCAAGCACGCCGGTCTAATTGCGGGCGAAACGTCACGGGCCTACGACGAAATCATTACAATCTCTATAGTGTCGTGCCGCGCGATCGGTATCGGTACTTATCTAGTGCGTCTCGGCCAGAGGGTGATACAGATTGAAAACTCGCACATTATTCTGACCGGTTATCGTGCTTTGAACACTGTACTGGGCCGCGAGGTTTATGCCAGCAACAATCAGCTGGGCGGTACGCAGATTATGCACAACAACGGAGTGTCTCACGCGACCGACGCTCGGGACTTGGACGGAGTGGCGACCGCCTTGAAATGGCTCACTTACTTTCCCAGAAGTAAAGGTGCTCCGTTACCGATATTATTACCCGTCACCGACCCGTTCGATCGAGAGATCGCTTATATGCCCACAAAAACGGCCTACGATCCGAGATGGATGCTAGAAGGCAAACTTTGCACCGAATCGAATACTTGGGACAGCGGTTTCTTCGACCGAGGATCCTGGCAC GAAATAATGAGACCGTGGGCGCAAACGGTGGTGACTGGACGAGCCAGGCTCGGTGGTATACCGTGCGGTATTATTGCCGTTGAAACGAGAACTGTTGAGCTACATTTGCCAGCTGATCCCGCCAATCTAGATTCCGAAGCTAAAACCGTGTCTCAAGCGGGACAGGTTTGGTTCCCGGACAGCGCGTATAAAACTGCGCAAGCTATCCAAGATTTTGGAAGAGAGGAGCTGCCATTATTTATCTTTGCCAACTGGAGAGGCTTTTCCGGAGGCATGAAGG ATATGTACGAGCAAATTGTCAAGTTTGGTGCCTACATCGTCGACGGACTGCGACAATATTGCAAGCCAATATTCGTTTATATTCCACCGAATGGAGAGCTTAGAGGTGGTGCTTGGGCGGTCGTGGATCCTACAATAAATCCTCGTTACATGGAGATGTTTGCCGACAATACCAGCAGAGGTGGCATCTTGGAAGCGGACGGCATTGTAGAGATTAAATTTCGAAACAAGGACATTGTGAAAACTATGCATAGAGTCGATCCCGTTATATGCAAGCTAAAG GAGAAATTATCAACCGCAAATACGGCGGAGGAACGAATCGAGCTCGAAGCCCAGATTCGTAAACGCGAGAAAATTTTGGAGCCAATGTACCGTCAAGTCGCCATTTATTTCGCCGACCTGCACGACACGCCAGAAAGAATGTTAGAGAAGAACACAATTCAAGAGATAATACCGTGGAAGAAGGCGCGAGGATTATTTTATTGGCGATTACGACGTAGGCTTCTGGAAGAGGAAATTAAGAACCAGATCTTATCGACGCAGCCGAGTCTCGATGTCAGGCAAGTGGGCGCAATGTTGCGACGCTGGTTCATCGAAGACAAGGGAACAACGGAATCGTATTTGTGGGATCAAGATGAAGCCGCGACCTATTGGTTAGAGGCACAACATAAAACGGACGATAGTGTCGTGTCGCGTAATATAACGTGCGTGAAGAGAGACGCGGTGGTGACACGTATCAAGGACGCTCTGGATACATGTCCGGAGATCAGACTGGACGTGGTTCTAGAAATTGCGCATAGATTACAACCGGCTGAACGAGCGGAGTTGCAGAGAACATTGTCGCAGTTGGAAACAACGGGACAAGAACACCAGGACACGGACGTTTCGTCCTGA